In Nocardioides sp., the following proteins share a genomic window:
- a CDS encoding type II toxin-antitoxin system death-on-curing family toxin, with the protein MATTYLSLEDLLFLTKRLGAGPVRDPGLLDSAAARPRSSVFGEDAYPTLSDKAAALLHSICRNHALVDGNKRLAWAAAVAFLALNDSWVEMPDDDAFTLVMSVAEGSLEVPDIATRLAEALIPLRGR; encoded by the coding sequence ATGGCGACGACTTATCTCTCGCTCGAAGACCTGCTCTTCCTCACCAAGCGCCTAGGCGCTGGGCCAGTCCGGGATCCAGGACTCTTGGATTCGGCGGCGGCGCGGCCGCGATCGAGCGTGTTCGGGGAAGACGCTTACCCGACCTTGTCTGACAAGGCCGCGGCCTTGTTGCACTCGATATGTCGCAACCACGCTCTTGTGGATGGCAACAAGAGACTCGCCTGGGCAGCCGCAGTCGCTTTCCTCGCCTTGAATGACAGCTGGGTGGAGATGCCGGACGATGATGCCTTCACCCTGGTGATGTCCGTGGCGGAAGGGTCACTTGAGGTCCCCGACATCGCCACCCGATTGGCTGAAGCGCTCATTCCTTTGAGGGGGCGTTGA
- a CDS encoding CopG family transcriptional regulator has product MTLRTDDELDKALTALAAAEGLSKQEVVRRAVLERYERSEHRERIDRIMDDVLDRWGDVLDRLGSA; this is encoded by the coding sequence ATGACTCTGCGCACCGACGACGAACTTGACAAGGCACTCACCGCCCTGGCCGCGGCGGAAGGTTTGTCCAAGCAGGAGGTCGTACGCCGCGCGGTGCTGGAGCGCTATGAGAGGTCGGAACACCGCGAGCGCATCGATCGCATCATGGACGACGTGCTCGACCGGTGGGGCGACGTGCTCGACCGCCTCGGCTCCGCGTGA